The following coding sequences are from one Candidatus Nitronereus thalassa window:
- a CDS encoding nodulation protein NfeD produces the protein MTIRKCSTTDVVAFFLALWVWVCPVYAQQPVVYVVPVDGIIDLGLAPFIQRVLNEAEKEDAKAVVLEINTFGGRVDAAVVIRDALLNSKVPTVAFVNKRAISAGALISLAAETIAMADGGTIGAATPVQIGAPGGPAQPVAEKTVSYMRKEFRATAETRKRPSLIAEAMVDADVEIKDVIDKGKLLTLTTEEALKLKVADFQANTLELVLESRNLANATIRYASETWAETLVRFLTNPAVSSLLMTLGILGIIAEIRMPGFGIPGVLGITSLALFFWGHGLVRLAGLEEFLLVGLGVILVGIEVFLIPGFGIFGILGIAALVGGLGLSLVGAGATWEVVLDAIGQVSISLLVAIALSLVVLRVFPRLPFGKRLVLNKELGAKEGYESTPDTDRQWIGKQGTTVSDLHPSGIAHFNGQRVDVVSEGEFIQAGKWVEVVHVDGNRIVVRSCAEPPERGET, from the coding sequence GTGACCATTCGCAAGTGCTCAACGACAGATGTAGTCGCCTTCTTCTTGGCTCTGTGGGTCTGGGTCTGTCCTGTCTACGCCCAACAGCCAGTTGTCTATGTGGTTCCCGTTGATGGGATCATTGATTTGGGCCTGGCTCCGTTTATTCAGCGGGTGTTGAATGAGGCTGAGAAAGAAGATGCCAAGGCCGTAGTTCTGGAAATCAATACCTTCGGGGGACGGGTGGATGCTGCGGTAGTGATTCGGGATGCTCTGCTCAATTCGAAAGTGCCTACGGTTGCGTTTGTGAACAAGCGAGCCATTTCCGCTGGAGCGTTAATCAGTCTTGCCGCGGAAACTATTGCGATGGCCGATGGCGGTACCATTGGGGCCGCCACCCCGGTTCAAATAGGTGCTCCTGGTGGTCCTGCTCAACCCGTGGCGGAAAAAACCGTTTCATACATGCGAAAGGAATTTCGCGCAACGGCAGAAACTCGCAAGCGTCCCTCACTCATCGCCGAAGCCATGGTCGATGCGGACGTGGAAATTAAGGATGTCATCGACAAGGGAAAATTACTCACCCTCACGACCGAGGAAGCGCTGAAGCTGAAGGTCGCAGATTTTCAAGCCAATACTCTCGAACTTGTGTTAGAGTCGAGAAACCTTGCGAATGCCACGATTCGCTATGCGTCGGAGACCTGGGCTGAAACGCTGGTTCGATTTCTTACCAACCCAGCGGTCAGCTCTTTACTCATGACGCTGGGCATTTTGGGCATCATCGCGGAGATCCGCATGCCGGGGTTTGGAATTCCTGGTGTGTTAGGAATCACGAGCCTCGCTTTGTTTTTCTGGGGGCATGGGCTGGTCCGATTGGCAGGGTTGGAAGAATTCTTGCTGGTTGGGCTTGGCGTGATTTTAGTTGGCATCGAAGTGTTCCTCATCCCCGGGTTTGGGATTTTTGGGATTCTGGGGATTGCCGCACTTGTGGGCGGTTTGGGATTAAGCCTTGTTGGTGCAGGTGCGACATGGGAGGTGGTGTTGGACGCGATAGGTCAGGTTTCCATCTCTTTGCTCGTTGCCATTGCCCTGAGTTTAGTAGTCTTGCGAGTATTCCCGCGATTGCCGTTTGGCAAGCGACTGGTACTTAATAAGGAACTTGGAGCAAAAGAGGGCTATGAGTCGACACCGGATACCGATCGGCAATGGATTGGGAAACAGGGCACGACGGTATCTGATCTCCATCCCTCAGGCATTGCCCATTTCAATGGGCAGCGAGTGGATGTTGTCTCGGAAGGCGAGTTCATTCAAGCGGGGAAGTGGGTTGAAGTGGTGCATGTGGATGGAAATAGAATCGTGGTCCGGTCATGTGCGGAACCACCGGAAAGAGGTGAAACGTAA
- the floA gene encoding flotillin-like protein FloA (flotillin-like protein involved in membrane lipid rafts) codes for MGAETQVFGSLGLLLVVLAGLGFLLFLIPIPLWIAAWASNAYVGLMTLIGMRLRRVPPGTIVNARISSAKAGLDISINDLEAHFLAGGDVERVVNAMISADKANIPMPFKRAAAIDLAGRDVLEAVQMSVLPKVIETPRITAVAMDGIQLIAVSRVTVRANIDRLVGGAGEETVIARVGEGMVSTIGSSPTHKAVLENPDNISKHILSKGLDAGTAFEILSIDIADVDVGQNIGAKLQIDQANADKQIAQAKAEERRAMAVALEQEMRARVVEAEAEVPKAMAEAFRQGNMGIMDYYRMKNVQADTAMRDSIAGDEEDQSSGPKS; via the coding sequence ATGGGAGCCGAAACGCAAGTCTTTGGATCACTCGGGTTACTTCTCGTCGTATTGGCGGGTTTGGGGTTTTTATTATTTCTGATTCCTATTCCGCTCTGGATCGCGGCTTGGGCATCCAATGCCTATGTGGGATTGATGACATTGATCGGCATGAGACTTCGCCGAGTGCCGCCGGGAACGATAGTCAATGCTCGAATCAGTTCCGCAAAAGCCGGGCTCGATATATCCATTAACGATTTAGAAGCCCATTTTTTGGCCGGAGGGGACGTAGAGCGGGTGGTCAATGCCATGATCTCTGCGGACAAGGCCAATATCCCGATGCCGTTTAAGCGAGCCGCAGCGATCGACCTTGCGGGGCGAGATGTGCTGGAGGCTGTGCAAATGTCAGTGTTGCCCAAAGTCATAGAAACCCCGCGCATTACGGCGGTGGCCATGGACGGGATACAGCTTATTGCCGTGTCCCGTGTGACCGTTCGAGCGAATATCGATCGGTTGGTCGGTGGAGCGGGCGAAGAAACCGTCATCGCGCGCGTTGGCGAGGGGATGGTGAGCACCATTGGGTCGTCTCCCACGCACAAAGCGGTGCTGGAAAACCCTGATAACATTTCCAAACATATTTTGAGTAAAGGGTTGGATGCCGGGACGGCGTTTGAAATTTTATCCATTGATATTGCCGACGTGGATGTGGGGCAAAACATTGGGGCGAAACTGCAGATTGATCAAGCCAATGCGGATAAACAAATTGCTCAAGCCAAAGCCGAGGAACGGCGGGCCATGGCGGTGGCCTTGGAACAAGAAATGCGAGCCCGCGTGGTGGAAGCCGAAGCCGAAGTGCCCAAAGCCATGGCCGAGGCCTTCCGGCAAGGAAACATGGGGATCATGGATTACT